In a genomic window of Candidatus Methylomirabilota bacterium:
- the ftsH gene encoding ATP-dependent zinc metalloprotease FtsH, translating to DFVEMFVGVGASRVRDLFEQGKKHAPCIIFMDEIDAVGRHRGAGLGGGHDEREQTLNQLLVEMDGFETNEGVILIAATNRPDVLDPALLRPGRFDRQVVVARPDVKGREEILRVHARRIPLAPKVDLMVLARGTSGFSGADLANLVNEAALLAARQDKKVVEMIDFENAKDKVLMGVERRSMIIPESEKRTTAYHEGGHALVAYLLPGADPLHKVTIIPRGRALGLTMQLPTDDRYSYSKEYLVNQITILLGGRSAEEIVFQQQTTGAGNDLEKATDVARKMVCEWGMSDKMGPLTFGKAEEHIFLGREVSRPKDYSEETAILIDSEIKRIVTDCAVRARQLLETNLEKLHILARALLERETLDGEEINRILIARPFQEAPAPA from the coding sequence GGACTTCGTCGAGATGTTCGTGGGGGTGGGCGCCTCGCGCGTGCGCGATCTCTTCGAGCAGGGCAAGAAGCACGCCCCCTGCATCATCTTCATGGACGAGATCGACGCGGTGGGCCGGCACCGGGGCGCGGGACTGGGCGGGGGCCACGACGAGCGCGAGCAGACCCTCAACCAGCTCCTCGTCGAGATGGACGGCTTCGAGACCAATGAAGGCGTCATCCTCATCGCCGCCACCAATCGTCCCGACGTCCTCGACCCCGCCCTCCTGCGCCCCGGCCGCTTCGACCGGCAGGTGGTGGTGGCGCGGCCCGACGTCAAGGGGCGCGAGGAGATTCTCCGCGTCCACGCGCGGCGCATCCCCCTGGCCCCCAAGGTCGACCTCATGGTCCTGGCGCGCGGCACCTCGGGTTTCTCGGGGGCCGACCTCGCCAACCTGGTGAACGAAGCCGCGCTGCTCGCGGCGCGTCAGGACAAGAAGGTCGTGGAGATGATCGATTTCGAGAACGCCAAGGACAAGGTGCTCATGGGCGTGGAGCGGCGCTCCATGATCATCCCCGAGTCCGAGAAGCGCACCACCGCCTATCACGAGGGCGGCCATGCCCTCGTGGCCTATCTCCTGCCGGGCGCCGACCCTCTGCACAAGGTGACCATCATTCCGCGCGGGCGCGCCCTCGGCCTCACCATGCAGCTGCCCACCGACGATCGCTACAGCTACTCGAAGGAGTACCTGGTCAACCAGATCACCATCCTGCTGGGTGGCCGCTCGGCCGAGGAGATCGTCTTCCAGCAGCAGACCACCGGCGCCGGCAATGATCTCGAGAAGGCGACCGACGTGGCGCGCAAGATGGTCTGCGAGTGGGGCATGTCGGACAAGATGGGGCCGCTGACCTTCGGAAAAGCGGAAGAGCATATCTTCCTCGGCCGCGAGGTGTCGCGGCCGAAGGACTACAGCGAAGAGACGGCCATCCTCATCGACTCCGAGATCAAGCGCATCGTCACGGACTGCGCGGTGCGCGCCCGCCAGCTCCTCGAGACCAATCTCGAGAAGCTTCATATCCTTGCCCGGGCCCTGCTCGAGCGCGAGACTCTGGACGGCGAGGAAATCAACAGGATCCTGATCGCGCGGCCCTTCCAGGAAGCCCCCGCCCCCGCCTGA